In Exiguobacterium sibiricum 7-3, a genomic segment contains:
- a CDS encoding 1,4-alpha-glucan branching protein domain-containing protein, translating into MRKGYFSLVLHAHLPYIRHQEAHRLEERWMYEAISETYIPLLWEIDRLERPLGWTISISPPVIEMLADSLIQDRYVEHLEDTLRLIEQELQRDLVNEERDALLFYKERYHDLKVTFEHWGRNLNSAFRHYKEQGYLELMTCTATHGFSPHMLSEQAARSEIQTGLNCFERHYGYRPTGLWMPECAYTPGLDKIMYEEGIRYTFVDEHSILNADPAPKHGIGAPVYSPHGVALFPRDQIISGRIWSSVIGYPGHPDYREFYRDLAYDREWDQIAEFMHPEGLRYDTGLKLHRVTGESDQKEYYVRDWAWKRTDVHATDFAEALANHLDEQSGQDFPPFLVTAPFDAELFGHWWFEGPDFLGKTMERFGDYGIESISPAMFLERHFQDIETVHVSMGTWGRKGYADVWINERNDWMIRHLHQLEKRLAGVVARNRHQDELTVKAKRQLIREYLLAVSSDWPFILDGQTTAQYAANRFREHIKRFEETERRLDAQELTLDWLEERYAEYPFLADTDIEPDVFLTPHDYYVAVQREASWNSEAILLVTTQYDDPNRPVAEYAKRLAASGENVYVITSGTAGYQQQDGVHVYQVGVNGLPLVQTYNQLAGLNLAVLRQAQALNKIVEFRLVHNFNMETASAAQSFAEMNGLPLVSNVYDLESERSPSGTGGLVVAIKRLEGEALRHSDVIYLEREEARNGIEHDYHVAKELRAFQVDLENPYQHVTNPKKNG; encoded by the coding sequence GACAATCAGTATCTCGCCACCTGTCATTGAGATGTTAGCAGACTCACTCATCCAAGATCGTTATGTGGAGCACCTGGAAGATACGTTACGATTGATTGAACAGGAGTTACAACGCGATTTGGTGAACGAAGAACGTGATGCCTTGCTCTTTTATAAAGAACGTTACCACGACTTAAAAGTGACATTTGAGCACTGGGGACGGAACTTAAACAGTGCCTTCCGTCATTATAAAGAACAAGGGTATCTTGAGTTGATGACGTGTACCGCTACCCACGGGTTCAGTCCGCACATGTTGTCGGAACAAGCAGCACGATCTGAAATCCAAACAGGATTAAACTGTTTCGAACGCCATTACGGCTATCGTCCGACCGGTCTTTGGATGCCGGAATGTGCCTATACGCCAGGACTTGATAAAATCATGTACGAAGAAGGAATCCGGTATACGTTCGTTGACGAACATTCCATCCTGAATGCTGATCCTGCTCCAAAACACGGGATTGGTGCACCTGTTTATTCGCCGCATGGTGTTGCCTTGTTCCCGCGTGATCAAATCATCTCGGGCCGGATTTGGAGTTCAGTCATCGGTTACCCGGGTCATCCGGATTACCGTGAGTTTTATCGCGACCTTGCATATGACCGCGAATGGGATCAAATTGCTGAATTCATGCATCCGGAAGGGCTTCGTTACGATACAGGCTTAAAACTTCACCGGGTGACGGGCGAGTCGGATCAAAAAGAATATTATGTCCGTGATTGGGCTTGGAAACGGACAGATGTCCATGCAACCGATTTTGCGGAAGCGCTGGCCAACCATTTAGATGAGCAGAGCGGACAAGATTTTCCGCCGTTTCTCGTCACGGCACCATTCGATGCTGAGTTATTTGGACATTGGTGGTTCGAAGGTCCGGACTTCCTCGGGAAAACGATGGAACGATTCGGAGATTACGGAATCGAGTCGATTTCTCCGGCGATGTTTTTAGAACGTCACTTCCAGGACATCGAGACCGTTCACGTTTCGATGGGAACATGGGGACGCAAAGGTTATGCCGATGTCTGGATCAATGAACGGAACGATTGGATGATCCGTCACCTGCATCAGCTTGAAAAACGATTGGCAGGCGTCGTTGCCCGTAATCGTCATCAGGATGAATTGACGGTGAAAGCCAAACGTCAGTTGATTCGCGAATATCTGCTGGCCGTCTCGAGTGACTGGCCGTTTATTCTTGATGGACAGACGACGGCACAGTATGCAGCGAACCGGTTCCGTGAACATATTAAACGATTTGAAGAAACGGAACGTCGTCTCGATGCACAAGAACTGACGCTTGATTGGCTAGAAGAGCGGTATGCAGAATATCCGTTCCTCGCTGATACAGATATTGAACCGGATGTCTTCCTGACTCCGCATGATTACTATGTAGCGGTTCAACGTGAGGCATCGTGGAACAGTGAAGCCATTTTACTTGTGACGACTCAATACGATGATCCAAACCGTCCAGTTGCGGAATATGCGAAACGATTAGCTGCATCTGGTGAAAATGTTTACGTCATCACATCAGGAACGGCTGGTTATCAGCAGCAAGACGGCGTTCATGTCTATCAGGTCGGGGTCAATGGTTTACCGCTCGTTCAGACGTATAATCAATTGGCCGGCTTAAATCTGGCAGTCTTGCGTCAAGCACAGGCATTGAACAAAATCGTCGAGTTCCGACTTGTTCATAATTTTAATATGGAGACGGCTTCAGCGGCCCAATCCTTTGCTGAAATGAACGGATTACCACTTGTGAGCAATGTGTATGACTTAGAAAGTGAACGTTCTCCATCGGGAACAGGTGGACTTGTCGTAGCGATTAAGCGACTCGAAGGAGAAGCATTACGTCATTCGGACGTCATTTATCTCGAGCGAGAAGAAGCAAGAAACGGGATTGAACATGATTATCATGTTGCAAAAGAACTGCGTGCATTCCAGGTGGACCTTGAAAATCCATACCAGCATGTAACGAATCCGAAAAAGAACGGATGA